The following DNA comes from Mesorhizobium sp. B2-1-8.
CAAGGACAGGCCGGCGCTGGCGGGCAGCCGCGCGCGGCTGCCCGAACTGCCCAAGAAGGCATCGAAGGCCGATATCGCGATCACCCGCGGGCTCGGCGATTCCATGGCGTTGAAGCGCGCCTGCCATGATGTTCGCATCCACAGCAAGCTGGCACCGGAAGGCAAGGCTGCCCGCGCCATCTACGATGCGGTCGAGCAGGCCCGCGTCGAGGCGATCGGCAGCCGCGCCATGCAGGGCGTCGCCGACAATATCGGCTCGATGCTGGAGGACAAATACGCCAAGGCTAATCTCGTCGACGTCAAGGACAAGGCCGACGCGCCGATCGAGGAGGCGCTCGCGCTGATGGTGCGCGAGAAGCTGACGGGCCGGCCGGTGCCGAAGAGCGGCGAGCGGCTGGTCGAACTCTGGCGGCCGTGGGTCGAGGAGAAGGCCAAGGCCGACCTCGACGGCCTGTCGGAGAAGCTCGAGGACCAGCAAGCCTTCGCCCGCGTCGTGCGCGAGATGCTCGCCTCCATGGAAATGGCCGAGGAACTCGGCGACGACCAGGAGACCGAAGACTCCGAGGACAATGACGACAACCAGCCGCAAGGCGAGGAACAGAGCGAGGAGGGCGGCGAAGACGATTCCGGCTCCGAGCAGTCGCAGTCCGAGGACGCCGAGGCATCGGCGGACGACGAGCAATCGGCGGAGACGGAAGCCTCCGACGCGACGGCCGACGATCTGTCGGATGATGACGATGCCGATGCCGAGACGCCCGGCGAGGCGCGCCGCAACGAAAATCCCTTCACCAATCTGCCGAAGGAAATCGACTACAAGGTCTACACGTCGGCTTTCGACGAGACGGTCGGCGCCGAGGAGCTCTGCGAAGAGGAAGAGCTCGACCGGCTGCGCGCCTTCCTCGACAAGCAGCTCGCCAATCTGTCCGGCGTCGTCGGGCGGCTCGCCAACCGGCTGCAGAGGCGGCTGATGGCGCAGCAGAACCGGTCCTGGGATTTCGACCTGGAAGAGGGCTATCTCGATCCGGCGCGGCTGGTGCGCGTGGTGATCGATCCGATGCAGCCGCTGTCGTTCAAGCAGGAGCGCGACACCAAATTCCGCGACACGGTGGTGACGCTGGTGCTCGACAATTCCGGCTCGATGCGCGGACGGCCGATCACGGTCGCCGCCACCTGCGCCGACATCCTGGCGCGCACGCTGGAGCGCTGCGGCGTCTCGGTCGAGATCCTCGGCTTCACCACGCGGGCGTGGAAGGGCGGACAGGCGCGCGAGAAGTGGCTGAAGGACGGCAAGCCGCCGAACCCGGGCCGGCTGAACGATCTGCGCCACATCATCTACAAGTCGGCCGACCACCCGTGGCGGCGGGCGCGGCGCAATCTCGGCCTGATGATGCGCGAAGGCCTGCTCAAGGAAAACATCGATGGCGAGGCGCTGCTGTGGGCGCACAACCGGCTGATCGCCCGGCCCGAACAGCGCAAGATCCTGATGATGATCTCGGACGGCGCGCCTGTCGACGATTCGACGCTGTCGGTCAATCCGGGCAATTATCTCGAACGCCATCTGCGCGCCGTCATCGAACTGATCGAGACGCGTTCGCCGGTCGAGTTGCTGGCCATCGGTATCGGCCATGACGTGACCCGCTATTACAGACGGGCCGTCACCATCGTCGACGCCGAGGAACTGGCCGGCGCCATGACCGAGCAACTGGCTTCGCTGTTTGCCGAGGAAAGCGCGAAGGATACGCGCCGCGGCGGCATGCGGCGCGCCGGATGATCTTTTCGCGAGGCGGGTTTCGGCACGCGCTTTTCGCCGCCATCGCCTTGCTTGCCGGCATGGCTTCGGCGTCAGCCGGCCCGGCTGCAGTTGAGCCTGTCGCAGTCTCGGCCCGCCCGATCACCGAATTCCATATCGACCGTACCGACGAGCAGTTTGGCCAGCTCGAATTCGTGGGCGGGCTGGAAATGACTTCGCCATCACGCGATTTCGGCGCGCTGTCGGCCTTTCGATTTCTGAAAGCCGGCAGCGATTTCATCGGTGTGGCCGATACCGGTTACTGGTTCTTCGGTTCGGTGGCCCGAGACGCCGACAGGCGACCCGTCGGCATCCAGAATTTTCGCATGCAGCAAATGGTGGACCAGAGCGGCCAGCCGATCGACGAAAAATGGGAAGTCGACGCCGAGGGCCTCGCGGTCAAGGACGGCATCGCCACTGTCGGTTTCGAGCGCAACCACCGCGTCGTCCAGTTCAAGATCGACCCGGACAACATGAAAGCGCCGTTCAGGCAGCTGGATTTCCTGGTGCCGGCGCGGGAACTGCGGCAGAACCGCGGCTTCGAGACAGTCACCCATTCAAATGCCAACGGCCAGCATCGAGGCGGCTTGGTCGTGGTCTCGGAGAAGAGCCTCGACAAATCAGGCAACATCTACGCCGCCATCATCGACGGGCCGCGCAAGGGCGTCTTCACCGTCAGGCGCAACGACGATTTCGACATTACCGATGGCGCCTTTCTGCCCGATGGCGATCTTTTGCTGCTGGAGCGCAGTTTCACCATGGCGGGCGGCCTCAGGATGCGGCTGCGGCGCATCCATGGTGAAAGCGTCGAGAAGGGCGCCGTTGCCGACGGGCCGGTGCTGTTGCAAGCCGACATGGGCTACCAGATCGACAATATGGAAGGCCTCGACGTCTGGACCCGCGATGACGGCGCGCTGATGGTGTCGCTGATCTCCGACGACAACCACTCGATCCTGCAGCGCAATCTCTACCTGGAATTCATACTGCACCAGGATTGAGCGGCAGCTCCTGCGCGATGTGCATTGGCAATCTTGTCCATTGCGTCGGCCATTCCCAGCGTTGTCCCTGACAAGCCACTGAATCGGATCGGGGTTTTCGGCCATGAACCGCGTTTGCGGAAACACTTTAGTCGCGACTTGACAATTGAAGGTGTGTGGGCAATACTCAAGTCCATGCTTAACCATTCAGAGATCGACAGCATTCTTCGCGCTCTTGTCGAGCCCACCCGCCGGCAGATCCTGGAACGGTTGAGCAGCGGACCGGCCACCGTCAGCCAGTTGGCGGAGCCGTTCGGCATGACCTTCGCCGCCGTGCTGCAGCATCTCCAGGCGTTGGAGGCCTGCGGTCTGATCCGCAGCGAAAAGATCGGGCGGGTGCGCACCTGCCGGATCGAACCGGGCGGGCTCGCCCCGCTCGCCGACTGGATTGCCGAACGCCGCACCCTGGCGGAACGCCATCTCGACCGTCTTGGCCAGATTCTGGCCGAGACAGACCAATCCCCCAAGATAAGTCAGGATCAGGAAAAGGACGAACATCAATGAACCAGATCGCCCCCGTCAAGGACGAGCATTCCGTCATCCACTCCACCTTCACCATCGAGCGGACCTACCCGCAATCGCCGTCACGTGTCTTCCATGCCTTCGCCGACAAGGCGACGGTGCGGCGCTGGCGCGTCGAAGGCGATGGTTTTGCCGTTGCCGAATTCAGCTTCGACTTTCGCGTCGGCGGCGGCGAGGTGTCTCGCTTCAGCTATGGCGGCGGTCCGGAGGTCAGGCTCGACGCGCAATTCCAGGACATCGTTGCCGACCAGCGCATCGTGTTTTCCTACAGGATGGCGATCGGGCCGCAGCCCATGTCGGCATCGCTCACCACCGTGGAACTGACGCCATCGGGCGATGGCACAAGGCTGACCTACACCGAGCAAGGCGCCTTCTTCGACGGTATCGATTCCGCCAAGGGACGGGAGGAGGGGACCCGCGGGCTGCTGGAGGCCCTTGCCGCCGAACTTCAGCGGTCAAACTAGCCGCGGCCGCCGTGGCCAAGATCATGAGGCTTTGGTGGCTATCCAGATGACATGGCGCGCGCCGCGCTTGCCGTTGGCGCGCGTGTTGACTTCCTCGACGGCGAAGCCTGCCTGTTTAAGCCGCCGCGTGAAGCCGGCATCGGGCCCCTGCGACCACACCGCCAGCACACCCCCCGGCTTGAGGGCGGTACGCGCGGCGGAGAGGCCAGCCGCGCTGTAGAGGGCGTCATTGCCCTTGTGGACAATGCCTTCGGGGCCGTTGTCGACGTCGAGCAGGATCGCGTCCCAGGCTGTGGGCTCGGACCGTATCAACTGGCCGACATCGGTTTCGCGGATGGTGACGCGGGAATCATCGAGCGAGCCGGCGAAAATCGCGGCCATCGGGCTGCGCGCCCAGGCGACGACGGCCGGCACCAGTTCCGCGACAATGATTTCGGCATTGTTGCCCAGTTCGGCGAGAGCAGCGCGCAGCGTAAAACCCATACCAAGCCCGCCGATCAGGATTCTCGGCCGAAGATGGCCCGCAATCCTTTGACAGGACAGTTTCGCCAGCGCTTCCTCGGAGCCGCTCAGCCGGCTGTTCATCAGCTCGTTGGTGCCGAGCATGATCGAGAATTCGGAACCGCGCCGTTTCAGCCGCAATTCCTGCCGGCCGTCGGGCGTTTTTGCGGAGTCCAGCTGGATCCAGGGAATCACGGCCTAGACCGCGGCAATGGCCGGCTGGCTCCAGCGGGCGGCGAGCAGCCGGTAGGGGATCAGTGCCACGACAGCGATGATCAGTTTCACGCTGAGGTCGCCAAGCGCCCAGGACACCCAGCGCATGCCATCGACATGAAACACGCCCATCAATGGGGCGCTCTCGAGTGCAAAACCGTCGCTTGGACCGACAAATGCAAAGGCGGCCGAAAAAGCGACACCGAAGAACACGACGGTGTCGAACACCGATCCGACCAGTGTGCCGACGATCGGCGCCCGCCACCAGCTCTGCCGGCGCAGCCGGTTGAACACGGTGACGTCGAGCAACTGCGCGGTCAGGAAAGCAGCGCCCGAAGCGGCCGCGATGCGCACCAGCCGGTCGGCTGATGTCTCGAATTCGATGAAGCCATGGCGGAACAGGAAGGGCGGAACGAGGATGGAGCAGACCACCGCCGTCATGAAGCCGACAAAGACAATCCGGCGCGCGACCGCAGGTCCGTAGCGGCGGTTGGCGAGGTCCGTGACCAGGAAGGAAAAGGGATAGGTGAAGGCGCCCCAGGTCAAAACGTCGGCAAGCGACAGGCCGCCGATCTGGCCCTGCATGGGGAACTGCACGAGGATGTTCGAAGCCACGACGACAAGCGCCATGGCGGCCACAAAGGGCAAATATCGCGAAAAAGAAGACATTTTTTTATCCTGGGTAATGGAACCAGCGGAGAGTTTTGCCGAAACCGGATCACGCTCGCTTTGTTCGAGCATCGAATCCATGGCCGCTTCGCGATCTCGATCCGATGCTCAGTGGGCCAACAAGAGGTTGGCCAGGGCGGTTGTCCCCCGCCCGAAAGACGAATTAAGCCGCAGCCTGTTCGGCGGTCTTCTTGGCGATCTGCTTCTTCAAGAGACGCGCGCGCAGCGACAGCTCCTTGACGTCGGCCTTGGCCAGGAAAGCATCGAGGCCGCCGCGATGTTCGACCGAACGCAGCGCGTTGGCAGAAATGCGCAGGCGCACATTCTGGTTCAGCGCTTCCGAAATCAGCGTCACATTGACGAGGTTCGGCAGGAAGCGACGCTTGGTCTTGTTGTTGGCGTGGCTCACATTGTTGCCGGTCTGTACTGCCTTGGCAGTGAGTTCGCAGGTGCGGGACATGGTTCTAACCTTCAGTTCTCTCGTGACCTGCCAAACCTTTGTGCCCACGCCGGGTGGCGCGCGGTTCTGATCAGGCGGCCTTATGGAAAAAGTTGGCGTTCCATAGTTGCATTTCACCGGGGCGTCAAGCTCCGGCTTCCCTAAGGAAGCGCCCGGCATTTCATATTAAGGCCGGATTTCCTCCTATAAGCGGTCTCATAGGGACATGCCAGACCGGAGTCGCCCGCCTCCGGCCGAAAATCAAGGATCCGATCCCGCCATGCCTCGTTCGTCTCACGCGCTGGTTGCCGCGCTTGCCATCGCCTTGCCGTCCGCCGCGTCCGCTGCTTCGCCGCAGTCGTTCAAGGGCGAATACACAGTTTCGTTCCTTGGCTTCTCGATCGCAAGATCGACTTTCTCCAGCAACTATCAGAACGGGGTTTATGCGATCAATGGCACCGTCTCAGCAGCGGGTCTGGCCAAGCTGTTCGACGATACGCGTGGCACGATCTCGTCCAAGGGTACGATCTCCGGGCAGAAAATGGTGCCGCAGGCGTTCCGCGCCGATTACACTTCCGGCAAGAAAGCGTCCGCGATCGACATCCGCTTTACCGATGGCAACGTGATCTCGACGCAGGTCATCCCCGCTCCGGGCAAGCGCGATCCCAAGGCCTGGGTGCCGGTCGGCGCCGGCGACCTGGCATCAGTGCTTGATCCGATGGCCGCCACCGTCATTCATGCCGACAGCCTAGACCAGGTCTGCGGCCGCAAGGTCAAGTTCTACGATGGCGAGATGCGTGCCGATCTGACACTGACCTATGCCTCGAAAGGCACGATCTCGGTGCCGGGCTACAAGGGCGACACCGTCACCTGCCAGATGGGTTTCGAGCCGGTGGCCGGCTATCGCAAGGGCCGCAAGGCACTCAACTATCTCAAGAACAAAAGCCGCATGATGGTGACGTTTGCACCGCTTGGCCAAACCGGCGTATATGCGCCGATCCACGCCACGGTTGGAACGCAGATCGGCACCTTGACCATCAGCGCCGGGCGTTTCGAAGCGGTACAATAAGGCACGCCACCGGGGACAGAATGGGGCGCGCCACTGGAGGCGGAATGGCGCGCGCGACACTGATCGGCTTTTCGGCGGTCGCCATGTGGGCGTTGCTGGCGTTGCTGACGGATGCGTCCGGCAAGGTGCCGCCATTCCTGTTGTCGGCGATCACTTTCTCGATCGGCACGGGCGTAGGGCTTGTCGCACGACTGTTCATGCCGGTCACCGATAGGAGCCAGAAGATCCCGCCGCAGGTCTGGGTAGTCGGCATTGCCGGCCTGTTCGGATACCACTTCTTCTACTTTACCGCGCTGCGCAGCGCGCCGGCGGTGGAGGCGAGCCTGATCGCTTATCTCTGGCCGCTGCTGATCGTGCTGGGCTCGGCGCTGATGCCGGGCGAAAAACTGGCGTGGAACCATGTCGTCGGCGCCCTGCTCGGCCTTGCCGGCACCGTGCTGATCGTCACCAAGGGCGGCGGCCTGGCCTTCGACACCCGCTATACCTTCGGCTACGCCATGGCCGCCGTCTGCGCCCTGCTATGGTCATCCTATTCGCTGCTGTCGCGACGTTTCCCGTCGGTGCCGACCAGCATCGTCACCTGGTTCTGCGCGGCAACCGCCGTGCTGTCGCTCGCCTGCCACCTGGCACTCGAGGAAACAGTGCTGCCTGACGGCGCCGGCCAGTGGCTGGCCGTGCTCGGGCTCGGCCTGATGCCGGTGGGCGCGGCCTTCTACGCCTGGGATATCGGCGTCAAGCGCGGCAACATCCAGGTGCTGGGTGCCGCAAGCTACGCGGCACCGCTTTTGTCGACACTGGTGCTGATCTCGGCCGGCGTCGCCGAGCCTTCGTTGCGCATTCTAGCCGCCTGCGTGCTCATCACTGGCGGCGCGGCGCTGGCGGCAAAGTCGCTGTTCCTGCGCAAGCCGGCGGCATCCGAAAGCGGAGCCAGGGCATCCGAAGGCGGAGCCCGGGCATCCGAAGGCGGAGCCCGGGCATGACGATGCCCTTTGCCGGCGGCATCGACGCCAACGCCAATGCAACGCTGATCTTTTCGCTGGTGGCGGCGGTGATCTATGCCTTCACGCTTGGCATGCCGCCGACGCTGGCCCGCTCGGCGGCAAAGACACTCGCCGTGGCCATGCTTGCCGTGCTGGCCGCAAAGCAGGGCGGCCCGCCGTTGCTGGTCGCCGCCGTTGGATTGAGCGCGGTTGGTGACGCCTTCCTGTCGCGCGACGGGGAAAAGGCATTTCTCGGCGGGCTGGCGAGCTTTCTCGTCGCCCACACCGTCTATGTCGTGCTGTTCCTGCGCAGCGGCGGCGGATTGGAGTTGCTTGCCGCCGAATCCTGGCGCGGCGCGATTGCACTGGCCATGGCGGCGTTCGCGATTGTCATGCTGGCGGCGCTCTGGCGTCGTGTCGGTCCCGGCCTGCGTATTCCGATTGCCGTCTATGTCCTTGCGATCCTGGCGATGGGCATGTCGGCGCTGACGATAGACAGTACCTGGGTGATCGGCGGCGCCGTGCTGTTCATGGCATCGGACGGGCTGCTCGCCTCGGAGAAATTTTTAGTGCCGGCCATCTCGCCGCATCGCGCCTGGATGCGCCTTGCCGTCTGGGTGTTGTACTACGCCGCCCAATTGGCAATTACCCTGGGTTTCTTGCTGGGTTAAAGCGGCTTCGGCTGCCAGCCCGGCCCGGCCAATTCGAAGGCGGCGAAATCGAAACCCGGCGCGACCGTGCAGCCGACCAGCGTCCACTCGCCCAGGCTGCGCGCCGATTGCCACCAGCCTGCCGGCACGACGATTTGCGGCCGTTCGCCCGCCGCGAGGTCGATGCCGAGAACCTGCTCTATAATGGCGCCGCCTTCATCGGACATAGACAGCGCCAGCGGGGCACCCGCATGGAAATGCCAAACCTCGGCGGCATCCTTGACCCGATGCCAGGCCGAAAGCTGGTGCTGTTCCAGCAGGAAATAGATTGCGGTCGAATGGCCGCGCGCACCGCCGGCTTCGTCGCGAAAGGTTTCCGCGTACCAGCCGCCTTCCGGGTGCGGCTTCAGTGCGAGCGTTGCGATGATTTCCGCGGAACTGGTCATCGGCAGAAAGCTCGCATGTTGCTCAGAAATTGTCCTTGCGCTTGCGAATCTCGGCGAAGACCTCGGCATCTCCAGCCTTTTCCATGCCCAGATGTTTGCGGATTGCCGGATCGTGCCAGCGCAGGAAGGGGTTGGTCGACAGTTCCTGGCCGATCGTCGTCGGCAGCGTCGGCTTGTTGTCGAGCCGCAGCGCCTCGATCCGCGCGGCGCGCTCCTTCAATGCCGAGTTGGTGGGGTCGACGCTCAGCGCGAAACGGGCATTGGCGAGCGTGTATTCGTGGCCGCAATAGACTGTCGTCTCGGCGGGAAGGGCCGCGAGCTTCTTCAGCGATTCGTACATCACCGGCGGCTTGCATTCGAACAGCCGCCCACAGCCCAGCGCGAACAGCGTGTCCGCGGTGAATGCCACTTTCGATGCCGGCAGATGGTAGGAGACATGGCCGGCGGTATGTCCGGGCGTGGCGATCACCTCGATGCGCTCATCGCCGAGATGAAGGACGGAACCTTCTTCGACGGTTTCGTCGATGCCGGGAATCTTGGCCTTTTCCGCCTCCGGCCCGACGATGCGCAGCTTGAAGCGCTCCTTGAGCGCCAGATTGGCCTCGACGTGATCGACATGGTGATGCGTGGTCAGGATCATCGTCGGCGTCCAGCCGGTGCGCTTGATCGCGGCCAGGATCGGTGCTTCCTCGGGCGCGTCGATGATCGCGGTCTGGCCGCTTTTGGGATCATGCACCAGCACGCCGAAATTGTCGGTGCGGCACATGAACTGTTCGATTTCGACCGGCATCGCGTCTCTCCATTTACCGCCGGAGACATAGGGCGCCGCTGCGTGAATGTCATCCCGGGATGTCGAAGCGAATATTATCCTGGGATGGGAATTGAGATCCGCCGTGCCGGCCGCCTTGGCCTTTTGTTGAATCCGGCCGATATCACGGCTACATCCCTGACATGCATTCCGACATCGTCGACCTTCGCTCCTTCTATTCGACAACGCTCGGCCGGTTCGCCGAGCGCTCGATCACCATGGCGCTGTCGTCGATATGGGCCGCTGTGCCCAATGAGCGTCTGGTCGGCCTCGGCTACACCTTGCCCTGGCTGGAGCGCTTCGGCTCCGATGCCGAGCGGGTCTTCGCCTTCATGCCGGCGACCCAGGGCGCCGTGGTCTGGCCGGCGACGGGGCCGACGGCAACGGCACTGGTCTTCGACGAGGAACTGCCGCTGGTCGATTCCTGCATCGACCGCATGCTGCTCGTCCATTCGCTCGAACATGTCGAGAACCCGCGCGAGACGCTGAACG
Coding sequences within:
- the cobT gene encoding cobaltochelatase subunit CobT, coding for MAGPGDNTRNKSKTGSEADSFKRAVTVCMRAIAGDKEMEVGFAKDRPALAGSRARLPELPKKASKADIAITRGLGDSMALKRACHDVRIHSKLAPEGKAARAIYDAVEQARVEAIGSRAMQGVADNIGSMLEDKYAKANLVDVKDKADAPIEEALALMVREKLTGRPVPKSGERLVELWRPWVEEKAKADLDGLSEKLEDQQAFARVVREMLASMEMAEELGDDQETEDSEDNDDNQPQGEEQSEEGGEDDSGSEQSQSEDAEASADDEQSAETEASDATADDLSDDDDADAETPGEARRNENPFTNLPKEIDYKVYTSAFDETVGAEELCEEEELDRLRAFLDKQLANLSGVVGRLANRLQRRLMAQQNRSWDFDLEEGYLDPARLVRVVIDPMQPLSFKQERDTKFRDTVVTLVLDNSGSMRGRPITVAATCADILARTLERCGVSVEILGFTTRAWKGGQAREKWLKDGKPPNPGRLNDLRHIIYKSADHPWRRARRNLGLMMREGLLKENIDGEALLWAHNRLIARPEQRKILMMISDGAPVDDSTLSVNPGNYLERHLRAVIELIETRSPVELLAIGIGHDVTRYYRRAVTIVDAEELAGAMTEQLASLFAEESAKDTRRGGMRRAG
- a CDS encoding esterase-like activity of phytase family protein yields the protein MIFSRGGFRHALFAAIALLAGMASASAGPAAVEPVAVSARPITEFHIDRTDEQFGQLEFVGGLEMTSPSRDFGALSAFRFLKAGSDFIGVADTGYWFFGSVARDADRRPVGIQNFRMQQMVDQSGQPIDEKWEVDAEGLAVKDGIATVGFERNHRVVQFKIDPDNMKAPFRQLDFLVPARELRQNRGFETVTHSNANGQHRGGLVVVSEKSLDKSGNIYAAIIDGPRKGVFTVRRNDDFDITDGAFLPDGDLLLLERSFTMAGGLRMRLRRIHGESVEKGAVADGPVLLQADMGYQIDNMEGLDVWTRDDGALMVSLISDDNHSILQRNLYLEFILHQD
- a CDS encoding ArsR/SmtB family transcription factor, coding for MLNHSEIDSILRALVEPTRRQILERLSSGPATVSQLAEPFGMTFAAVLQHLQALEACGLIRSEKIGRVRTCRIEPGGLAPLADWIAERRTLAERHLDRLGQILAETDQSPKISQDQEKDEHQ
- a CDS encoding SRPBCC family protein, with protein sequence MNQIAPVKDEHSVIHSTFTIERTYPQSPSRVFHAFADKATVRRWRVEGDGFAVAEFSFDFRVGGGEVSRFSYGGGPEVRLDAQFQDIVADQRIVFSYRMAIGPQPMSASLTTVELTPSGDGTRLTYTEQGAFFDGIDSAKGREEGTRGLLEALAAELQRSN
- a CDS encoding spermidine synthase, whose amino-acid sequence is MIPWIQLDSAKTPDGRQELRLKRRGSEFSIMLGTNELMNSRLSGSEEALAKLSCQRIAGHLRPRILIGGLGMGFTLRAALAELGNNAEIIVAELVPAVVAWARSPMAAIFAGSLDDSRVTIRETDVGQLIRSEPTAWDAILLDVDNGPEGIVHKGNDALYSAAGLSAARTALKPGGVLAVWSQGPDAGFTRRLKQAGFAVEEVNTRANGKRGARHVIWIATKAS
- a CDS encoding queuosine precursor transporter, whose amino-acid sequence is MSSFSRYLPFVAAMALVVVASNILVQFPMQGQIGGLSLADVLTWGAFTYPFSFLVTDLANRRYGPAVARRIVFVGFMTAVVCSILVPPFLFRHGFIEFETSADRLVRIAAASGAAFLTAQLLDVTVFNRLRRQSWWRAPIVGTLVGSVFDTVVFFGVAFSAAFAFVGPSDGFALESAPLMGVFHVDGMRWVSWALGDLSVKLIIAVVALIPYRLLAARWSQPAIAAV
- the rpmB gene encoding 50S ribosomal protein L28; this encodes MSRTCELTAKAVQTGNNVSHANNKTKRRFLPNLVNVTLISEALNQNVRLRISANALRSVEHRGGLDAFLAKADVKELSLRARLLKKQIAKKTAEQAAA
- a CDS encoding DUF3108 domain-containing protein; this translates as MPRSSHALVAALAIALPSAASAASPQSFKGEYTVSFLGFSIARSTFSSNYQNGVYAINGTVSAAGLAKLFDDTRGTISSKGTISGQKMVPQAFRADYTSGKKASAIDIRFTDGNVISTQVIPAPGKRDPKAWVPVGAGDLASVLDPMAATVIHADSLDQVCGRKVKFYDGEMRADLTLTYASKGTISVPGYKGDTVTCQMGFEPVAGYRKGRKALNYLKNKSRMMVTFAPLGQTGVYAPIHATVGTQIGTLTISAGRFEAVQ
- a CDS encoding DMT family transporter; this translates as MARATLIGFSAVAMWALLALLTDASGKVPPFLLSAITFSIGTGVGLVARLFMPVTDRSQKIPPQVWVVGIAGLFGYHFFYFTALRSAPAVEASLIAYLWPLLIVLGSALMPGEKLAWNHVVGALLGLAGTVLIVTKGGGLAFDTRYTFGYAMAAVCALLWSSYSLLSRRFPSVPTSIVTWFCAATAVLSLACHLALEETVLPDGAGQWLAVLGLGLMPVGAAFYAWDIGVKRGNIQVLGAASYAAPLLSTLVLISAGVAEPSLRILAACVLITGGAALAAKSLFLRKPAASESGARASEGGARASEGGARA
- a CDS encoding lysoplasmalogenase, giving the protein MTMPFAGGIDANANATLIFSLVAAVIYAFTLGMPPTLARSAAKTLAVAMLAVLAAKQGGPPLLVAAVGLSAVGDAFLSRDGEKAFLGGLASFLVAHTVYVVLFLRSGGGLELLAAESWRGAIALAMAAFAIVMLAALWRRVGPGLRIPIAVYVLAILAMGMSALTIDSTWVIGGAVLFMASDGLLASEKFLVPAISPHRAWMRLAVWVLYYAAQLAITLGFLLG
- a CDS encoding cupin domain-containing protein yields the protein MTSSAEIIATLALKPHPEGGWYAETFRDEAGGARGHSTAIYFLLEQHQLSAWHRVKDAAEVWHFHAGAPLALSMSDEGGAIIEQVLGIDLAAGERPQIVVPAGWWQSARSLGEWTLVGCTVAPGFDFAAFELAGPGWQPKPL
- the gloB gene encoding hydroxyacylglutathione hydrolase, translated to MPVEIEQFMCRTDNFGVLVHDPKSGQTAIIDAPEEAPILAAIKRTGWTPTMILTTHHHVDHVEANLALKERFKLRIVGPEAEKAKIPGIDETVEEGSVLHLGDERIEVIATPGHTAGHVSYHLPASKVAFTADTLFALGCGRLFECKPPVMYESLKKLAALPAETTVYCGHEYTLANARFALSVDPTNSALKERAARIEALRLDNKPTLPTTIGQELSTNPFLRWHDPAIRKHLGMEKAGDAEVFAEIRKRKDNF